From a single Micromonospora carbonacea genomic region:
- a CDS encoding YbaK/EbsC family protein, with product MGTLKTEPARNRSDLLASPVAAALGQWPADAPVDVDQVLVAPIDADLADTAAFCAAYGVGLEVSANCVVIAGKRGSETRYAACVVLATTRADVNGVARRALDVRKASFAPMAEAVELTGMEYGGITPIGLPGDWPILVDARVVAAPHVIVGSGVRHSKIALPGPALGALPGARVVEGLARPAQPTA from the coding sequence ATGGGAACGCTGAAGACCGAGCCCGCCCGGAACCGATCGGACCTGCTGGCGTCGCCGGTGGCCGCCGCGCTCGGGCAGTGGCCCGCCGACGCGCCGGTGGACGTCGATCAGGTGCTGGTCGCGCCGATCGACGCGGACCTCGCCGACACCGCCGCGTTCTGCGCCGCGTACGGGGTGGGGCTGGAGGTGTCGGCCAACTGCGTCGTGATCGCCGGGAAGCGCGGGAGCGAGACCCGGTACGCCGCCTGTGTCGTCCTCGCCACCACCCGCGCCGACGTCAACGGGGTGGCCCGCAGGGCGTTGGACGTGCGCAAGGCGAGCTTCGCCCCGATGGCCGAGGCGGTGGAGCTGACGGGCATGGAGTACGGCGGGATCACCCCGATCGGGCTGCCCGGGGACTGGCCGATCCTGGTCGACGCGCGGGTGGTCGCCGCACCGCACGTGATCGTCGGCTCCGGCGTGCGGCACAGCAAGATCGCCCTGCCCGGGCCGGCGCTCGGCGCGCTCCCCGGTGCCCGGGTGGTGGAGGGGCTGGCCAGGCCCGCCCAGCCCACGGCGTAG
- a CDS encoding MFS transporter, with the protein MTALAPPAAPEHLFAPALRAMTVGVVALVSLLAFEALAVGTAMPTVARSLDGLSLYGLAFGGAFASGVVGMVVSGVWCDARGPRAPVWHGVAWFVAGLLIAGTTSTMGVLVAGRMVQGFGSGLLSVALYVVVGRAYPEALHRRIFAAFAAAWVVPSLVGPAIAGLVVEHLGWRWVFLAVPAVAVPALLLVQPGLRSLAPSAVTRPSTGAGARVGWAFGAGASAALLHYGGQQRGVLAVGLVGAALAGLLCCAPRLLPAGFLRAGRGLPTVVGLRGLASAAFAGAEVVIPLMLSRERGLTPTGAGLVLTVGALSWSAGSWLQGRLPAPGSAKSAPGSAAPAPGSAAPVTAPVSRRGLLPGLRGRLAPRSSATLVRAGLACITGGTATVALAVWPAVPLAVCVLGWAAAGLGMGLLYPSLSVLTLELSAPGEQGRNSSSLQLGDSLFAATVLALTGAVLAASAHPGRSSYAATLVLAAALAGLGVLLAGRVVPAGPAARSLP; encoded by the coding sequence GTGACCGCCCTCGCGCCCCCGGCCGCCCCGGAGCACCTGTTCGCCCCCGCGCTGCGCGCCATGACGGTGGGCGTGGTGGCCCTGGTGTCGCTGCTGGCCTTCGAGGCGCTGGCCGTCGGCACCGCCATGCCGACCGTCGCCCGCAGCCTCGACGGGCTGTCCCTCTACGGGCTCGCGTTCGGCGGCGCGTTCGCCTCCGGCGTGGTGGGGATGGTGGTCTCCGGGGTGTGGTGCGACGCGCGCGGCCCCCGGGCACCGGTGTGGCACGGGGTGGCCTGGTTCGTGGCCGGACTGCTCATCGCCGGCACCACGTCGACGATGGGCGTGCTCGTGGCGGGCCGGATGGTGCAGGGCTTCGGCTCGGGCCTGCTGTCGGTGGCCCTCTACGTGGTGGTGGGGCGGGCGTACCCGGAGGCGCTGCACCGGCGCATCTTCGCCGCGTTCGCGGCCGCGTGGGTGGTTCCGTCGCTGGTCGGGCCGGCGATCGCCGGGCTCGTCGTCGAGCACCTCGGCTGGCGGTGGGTCTTCCTGGCGGTGCCGGCGGTGGCGGTGCCGGCGCTGCTGCTCGTCCAGCCGGGCCTGCGCAGCCTCGCACCGTCCGCCGTCACCCGCCCGTCGACCGGCGCGGGGGCCCGGGTCGGCTGGGCCTTCGGGGCGGGGGCGAGCGCCGCACTGCTGCACTACGGGGGGCAGCAGCGCGGCGTGCTCGCGGTCGGTCTGGTCGGTGCCGCGCTGGCGGGCCTGCTCTGCTGCGCCCCACGCCTGCTGCCGGCCGGTTTCCTGCGGGCCGGGCGGGGCCTGCCCACGGTGGTGGGGCTGCGCGGGCTGGCCTCGGCCGCGTTCGCCGGCGCGGAGGTGGTGATCCCGCTGATGCTCTCCCGGGAGCGCGGGCTCACGCCGACCGGCGCGGGCCTGGTCCTGACCGTGGGCGCGCTCTCCTGGTCGGCCGGCTCCTGGTTGCAGGGCCGGCTGCCCGCGCCCGGCTCCGCAAAGTCCGCGCCCGGCTCCGCAGCGCCCGCGCCCGGCTCCGCAGCGCCTGTCACGGCACCGGTCTCCCGGCGCGGTCTCCTGCCCGGGCTGCGGGGCCGGCTCGCGCCCCGGTCGTCCGCCACGCTGGTGCGCGCCGGGCTGGCGTGCATCACCGGCGGGACCGCCACGGTGGCGCTCGCGGTGTGGCCGGCGGTGCCGCTGGCGGTGTGCGTGCTCGGCTGGGCCGCCGCCGGGCTCGGGATGGGGCTGCTCTACCCGTCGTTGTCGGTGCTCACCCTGGAGCTGTCCGCCCCGGGCGAGCAGGGCCGCAACAGCTCCTCCCTGCAACTGGGCGACTCGCTGTTCGCGGCGACCGTGCTGGCGCTGACCGGTGCGGTGCTCGCGGCGAGCGCCCATCCCGGCCGGTCGAGCTACGCGGCGACCCTGGTCCTGGCGGCGGCCCTGGCGGGGCTGGGCGTCCTGCTCGCCGGCCGGGTCGTTCCGGCGGGGCCGGCGGCGCGCTCCCTGCCGTGA
- a CDS encoding SufE family protein — MPEMPTKLAEIVDEFAAAPRDVVLEMLLEYADVIPPLPEELAGREGMEQVPECQTAFFLRAEVNPDRTVTTWFDCPPEAPTTRAFAGILAEGLAGASAAEVLAVPDDLYQRMGLAQAISPLRVRGGTAILARLKRQVREQIS, encoded by the coding sequence ATGCCCGAGATGCCGACCAAGCTGGCCGAGATCGTCGACGAGTTCGCCGCAGCACCCCGCGACGTGGTGCTGGAGATGCTGCTGGAATACGCCGACGTCATCCCGCCGCTGCCCGAGGAACTCGCCGGCCGGGAGGGCATGGAGCAGGTTCCCGAGTGCCAGACCGCGTTCTTCCTGCGCGCCGAGGTCAACCCGGACCGGACGGTGACCACCTGGTTCGACTGCCCGCCGGAGGCGCCGACGACGCGCGCCTTCGCCGGCATCCTCGCCGAGGGGCTGGCCGGGGCGAGCGCCGCCGAGGTGCTCGCCGTGCCGGACGACCTCTACCAGCGGATGGGGCTGGCGCAGGCGATCAGCCCGCTGCGGGTCCGGGGCGGCACGGCCATCCTGGCCCGACTCAAGCGCCAGGTCCGGGAACAGATCTCCTGA
- a CDS encoding L-threonylcarbamoyladenylate synthase, with protein sequence MPVESGIAEAASVLRAGGLVAFPTETVYGLGANALDARAAARIFEAKQRPSFDPLITHLADAADLAGLVGPVPGVVAALAERFWPGPLTLIVDRPAAIPPIVTSGLESMAVRVPDEASARALIAAAGVPVAAPSANRFGQLSPTRVEHVVAGLGGAVDVVLDGGPTRCGIESTIVDARGGRPVVLRLGALPVETLVEAVGPVTVRPGSSGKPVAPGTLAAHYAPRTPLRVVDGAEPAAGDGARRGLLAFRERPAGGDWAAVEVLSPGGDLTVAAARLFDALHRLDAAGVAEIVAERVPDVGVGRAVNDRLGRAAATWRSDG encoded by the coding sequence CTGCCCGTCGAGAGCGGCATCGCCGAGGCGGCCTCGGTCCTGCGGGCCGGGGGGCTGGTGGCGTTTCCCACCGAGACCGTCTACGGGCTGGGCGCGAACGCCCTCGACGCCCGCGCGGCGGCCCGGATCTTCGAGGCGAAGCAGCGGCCGAGCTTCGATCCGCTCATCACCCACCTCGCCGACGCGGCCGACCTGGCCGGGCTGGTGGGGCCGGTGCCCGGGGTCGTGGCGGCGCTGGCCGAGCGGTTCTGGCCGGGGCCGCTGACGTTGATCGTGGACCGTCCCGCCGCGATCCCGCCGATCGTCACCTCGGGGCTGGAGTCGATGGCCGTGCGGGTGCCGGACGAGGCGTCCGCGAGGGCGCTGATCGCGGCGGCGGGAGTGCCGGTGGCCGCGCCGAGCGCCAACCGGTTCGGGCAGCTCAGCCCCACCCGCGTCGAGCACGTGGTGGCCGGGCTGGGCGGCGCGGTCGACGTGGTGCTCGACGGCGGGCCGACGCGCTGTGGCATCGAGTCGACCATCGTGGACGCCCGGGGCGGGCGGCCGGTGGTGTTGCGTCTCGGCGCGCTGCCGGTGGAGACCCTGGTCGAGGCGGTGGGCCCGGTGACCGTACGCCCGGGCAGTTCCGGCAAGCCGGTGGCACCCGGGACGCTGGCCGCGCACTACGCCCCGCGTACCCCGTTGCGGGTGGTGGACGGCGCGGAGCCGGCGGCCGGCGACGGTGCCCGGCGGGGTCTGCTGGCCTTCCGGGAGCGGCCGGCGGGCGGCGACTGGGCGGCGGTCGAGGTGCTGTCGCCCGGGGGTGACCTGACGGTGGCGGCGGCCCGGCTCTTCGACGCGCTGCACCGGCTCGACGCGGCCGGGGTGGCGGAGATCGTCGCGGAGCGGGTGCCGGACGTCGGGGTGGGGCGGGCGGTCAACGACCGGTTGGGTCGGGCGGCGGCGACCTGGCGGTCGGACGGCTGA
- a CDS encoding CBS domain-containing protein, whose translation MPTPTARDIMTSDVTCVSEQDDLRTAARQMARLGVGALPIRGDDNRLTGMLTDRDIVVKVLAEGRDPAMVTAGELAQGEAVTIDADDDAAEVLRTMGRHRVRRLPVVDGHDLVGIVAVADVARALPEGAVGDLIEAISERTL comes from the coding sequence GTGCCGACGCCGACCGCACGCGACATCATGACCAGCGACGTGACCTGCGTCAGCGAGCAGGACGACCTCCGGACGGCCGCCCGGCAGATGGCCCGGCTGGGCGTGGGTGCGCTGCCGATCCGCGGCGACGACAACCGGCTCACGGGCATGCTGACCGATCGGGACATCGTGGTGAAGGTGCTGGCCGAGGGCCGGGACCCGGCCATGGTGACGGCGGGCGAGCTGGCCCAGGGCGAGGCGGTGACGATCGACGCGGACGACGACGCCGCGGAGGTCCTGCGCACGATGGGTCGGCACCGGGTGCGCCGGCTGCCGGTCGTCGACGGCCACGACCTCGTCGGCATCGTCGCCGTCGCCGACGTGGCCCGGGCGCTGCCCGAGGGGGCGGTGGGCGATCTGATCGAGGCCATCTCCGAGCGCACGCTGTGA
- a CDS encoding cation-translocating P-type ATPase gives MTSLGRLAGRLLPSVTMPLVGDATRTVPHLVGDASRSVGGTATRLARAAGLTSRRVWSRPGRHHIEVHGVGQDGGDRLARQVERTLERLPGVAWARVNSPSGRVVVAVEDPEPKLRDLITTIARCERTCDHEPDPEIPPPHPPEDGPRTPRTLGALASDALGLTISAATRILPFTPVPGEVSGLLTAVDLHPKLHALAGRGLRADPRADILFPLAEAVVQGLTGGWAGIVLDGAQRVVQWGEAHAQLRAWAKAEPRLTGDPDRAVARVPTAERPNAKPDGPVERFVARMLSAGTAAGAAAVPVLGGKRAAALGLSSLPKAPGSGREGYAAQLGRMLARRGVIAMDRSVLRELDRIDTVVLDAAVLGSQRAVLADLAPLSGADTGQVAARAFALFDPATPGQVRRADGWRLGPLDAVGATDPGDTDDSRRLRSGGGTLLGLAEADRLVALLRVEPEPAPGMDALPTAARQAGLRLVVAGDDDGRYAFADAVLPGGPRTVDTVRQLQRDGAVVLLLSADRAALGASDCGLGVAGPDDLPPWGAHLLVGTDLRVAALIIEAVGVAHRMTAQNIRLSLAGTGLGALGAFTADPRQLPGRTLAAVNGAAALAFLNGVWRAGRLPDRADSAPPAPTAWHLMPADAVLHQLGTGPAGLDDAEAQRRLAGRTGDTPGQSGLLRAFVDELANPLTPVLAAGAVLSASFGSLVDAALVGGVVGGSALVGAVHQRNTERSLAELLSRSAVTALVRRGGTERTVAAEELVRGDVIVLGPGDAVPADCRLLATDGLEADESSLTGESLPVGKSTDPVVAAAVADRRSMLYEGTTVATGHGTAVVVATGADTEAGRSLALARQSPPASGVEARLGNLTRSAVPLAAGSAVAVAGAGLLRGVPLAETAATAANLAVASVPEGLPFLVSAAQLAAARRLAEHGALVRNPRTIEALGRVDVLCFDKTGTLTEGKLLLAGVGDGSGTRYAAPEALDGPLRTTLATALRATPAGDPDELPQQTDRAVRRGAAAAGVDERTGADDWQAAGGLPFEPSRGYHATVGRARVGLLLSVKGAPETVVPRCAARRAADGHDRPLDDAGRAELHRMLAERAGAGHRVLAVAERPVTAETVTDDDVTGLVFVGLLAIADGVRESAAPAVRRIRQAGVHTIMITGDHPATAEAIAATISPDHGEQRVATATDLDRLDDDALAERLTRTDVVARCTPAHKVRIIQALQRNGRTVAMTGDGANDAPAIRLADVGIALGQRGTPAARAAADLVVTDDRLETIIATLVEGRAMWSSVRHALSILVGGNLGEIAFSVLSAASTGRSALNGRQLLLVNLLTDLAPALAIAVRPPADGHADHLLREGPDSSLGETLTREIALRAASTTLGATMGWTLARYTGRRRRAGTVALASLVGTQLGQTVLAGGTSPTVLVSTAASVGALVLVVQTPGVSQFFGCTPLGPVGWSIAAGSALGATLANGTLTRLLSKEGPLVNASGREGSPSHT, from the coding sequence ATGACCTCGCTGGGCCGGCTCGCCGGCCGCCTCCTGCCGTCGGTGACGATGCCCCTGGTCGGCGACGCGACCCGGACGGTGCCGCACCTGGTGGGTGACGCGTCCCGGAGCGTCGGCGGCACCGCGACCCGGCTGGCCCGGGCGGCCGGCCTGACCAGTCGCCGGGTCTGGTCCCGGCCGGGCCGCCACCACATCGAGGTGCACGGCGTCGGCCAGGACGGCGGGGACCGGCTCGCCCGCCAGGTGGAACGCACGCTGGAACGGCTGCCCGGGGTCGCCTGGGCCCGGGTGAACTCGCCCTCCGGCCGCGTGGTCGTGGCCGTCGAGGATCCGGAGCCGAAGCTGCGCGACCTCATCACCACGATCGCCCGCTGCGAACGCACCTGCGACCACGAGCCCGACCCGGAGATCCCACCCCCGCACCCGCCCGAGGACGGGCCGCGCACCCCCCGCACCCTCGGCGCGCTCGCCTCGGACGCGCTCGGCCTGACCATCTCGGCGGCCACCCGGATCCTGCCGTTCACCCCGGTCCCGGGCGAGGTGTCCGGCCTGCTCACCGCCGTCGACCTGCACCCCAAGCTGCACGCCCTCGCCGGGCGGGGACTGCGCGCCGACCCGCGCGCCGACATCCTCTTCCCGCTCGCCGAGGCGGTCGTGCAGGGCCTCACCGGCGGCTGGGCCGGGATCGTGCTGGACGGCGCGCAGCGCGTCGTGCAGTGGGGCGAGGCCCACGCCCAGCTCAGAGCCTGGGCGAAGGCGGAGCCCCGGCTCACCGGCGACCCGGACCGGGCCGTCGCCCGGGTCCCGACGGCCGAACGCCCGAACGCGAAGCCGGACGGTCCCGTCGAGCGCTTCGTCGCCCGGATGCTCTCGGCGGGCACGGCGGCCGGGGCGGCGGCGGTGCCGGTGCTCGGGGGCAAACGGGCCGCCGCGCTCGGGCTCTCCAGCCTGCCCAAGGCCCCGGGCAGCGGCCGCGAGGGGTACGCCGCCCAACTCGGCCGCATGCTCGCCCGGCGCGGCGTCATCGCCATGGACCGCAGCGTGCTGCGGGAACTCGACCGGATCGACACGGTGGTGCTGGACGCCGCCGTGCTCGGCTCGCAGCGGGCGGTCCTCGCCGACCTCGCCCCGCTGTCCGGGGCGGACACCGGGCAGGTGGCCGCCCGCGCCTTCGCGCTGTTCGACCCGGCCACCCCCGGCCAGGTGCGGCGGGCCGACGGGTGGCGGCTCGGCCCGCTGGACGCCGTCGGCGCGACCGACCCGGGCGACACCGACGACAGCCGACGGCTGCGCTCCGGCGGCGGCACGCTGCTCGGCCTCGCCGAGGCGGACCGCCTCGTCGCGCTGCTCCGGGTGGAACCGGAGCCCGCCCCCGGCATGGACGCCCTGCCCACCGCCGCCCGGCAGGCCGGCCTGCGGCTGGTGGTCGCCGGAGACGACGACGGCCGGTACGCCTTCGCCGACGCCGTCCTGCCCGGCGGCCCGCGGACCGTCGACACCGTGCGCCAGTTGCAGCGCGACGGCGCGGTGGTGCTGCTGCTCTCCGCCGACCGGGCGGCGCTGGGTGCGTCGGACTGCGGGCTCGGGGTGGCCGGGCCCGACGACCTGCCGCCGTGGGGGGCGCACCTGCTGGTGGGCACCGACCTGCGGGTCGCCGCCCTGATCATCGAGGCGGTGGGGGTGGCCCACCGGATGACCGCGCAGAACATCCGGCTGTCCCTGGCCGGCACCGGGCTCGGCGCGCTCGGCGCGTTCACCGCCGACCCCCGGCAGCTCCCGGGCCGGACGCTGGCCGCCGTGAACGGGGCCGCCGCCCTGGCCTTCCTCAACGGCGTGTGGCGGGCGGGCCGGCTGCCGGACCGGGCCGACAGCGCGCCGCCGGCCCCGACCGCGTGGCACCTGATGCCGGCCGACGCGGTGCTCCACCAGCTCGGCACCGGCCCCGCCGGCCTCGACGACGCCGAGGCGCAACGCCGCCTGGCCGGCCGCACCGGGGACACGCCGGGCCAGTCCGGGCTGCTGCGCGCGTTCGTCGACGAGTTGGCCAACCCGCTCACCCCCGTGCTCGCCGCCGGCGCGGTGCTCTCCGCGAGCTTCGGTTCGCTCGTCGACGCGGCCCTCGTCGGCGGGGTGGTCGGCGGGTCCGCCCTGGTCGGGGCCGTCCACCAGCGCAACACCGAACGGTCGCTGGCCGAGTTGCTGTCCCGTTCGGCGGTCACCGCCCTGGTCCGCCGGGGCGGCACGGAACGGACCGTCGCCGCCGAGGAACTGGTCCGCGGTGACGTGATCGTCCTCGGGCCCGGCGACGCCGTGCCGGCCGACTGCCGGCTGCTCGCCACGGACGGGCTGGAGGCGGACGAGTCGTCGCTGACCGGCGAGTCGCTGCCGGTGGGCAAGTCCACCGACCCGGTGGTCGCCGCCGCCGTCGCCGACCGGCGTTCCATGCTGTACGAGGGCACCACCGTCGCCACCGGCCACGGCACCGCCGTCGTCGTCGCCACCGGCGCGGACACCGAGGCGGGACGCAGCCTCGCGCTGGCCCGGCAGTCGCCCCCGGCCAGCGGGGTGGAGGCCCGGCTCGGCAACCTCACCAGGTCGGCCGTCCCGTTGGCCGCCGGATCGGCGGTGGCGGTGGCCGGGGCGGGACTGCTGCGCGGCGTACCCCTGGCGGAGACGGCGGCGACCGCCGCGAACCTGGCGGTGGCGTCGGTGCCGGAGGGCCTGCCGTTCCTGGTCAGCGCCGCCCAGCTCGCCGCCGCCCGGCGGCTGGCCGAGCACGGCGCGCTGGTCCGCAACCCCCGCACCATCGAGGCGCTGGGCCGCGTCGACGTGCTGTGCTTCGACAAGACCGGCACCCTCACCGAGGGCAAGCTGCTGCTCGCCGGCGTCGGCGACGGCAGCGGCACCCGGTACGCCGCGCCGGAGGCGCTGGACGGGCCGCTGCGGACGACCCTGGCCACCGCGCTGCGCGCCACCCCGGCCGGCGACCCCGACGAGCTGCCCCAGCAGACCGACCGGGCGGTACGCCGGGGCGCGGCGGCGGCCGGGGTCGACGAGCGCACCGGTGCCGACGACTGGCAGGCGGCGGGGGGCCTGCCGTTCGAACCGTCCCGGGGCTACCACGCCACCGTCGGCCGGGCCCGCGTCGGGCTGCTGCTCAGCGTCAAGGGCGCCCCGGAGACGGTGGTGCCCCGCTGCGCAGCCCGGCGCGCCGCCGACGGGCACGACCGGCCACTGGACGACGCCGGCCGGGCCGAGCTGCACCGGATGCTCGCCGAGCGGGCCGGCGCCGGGCACCGCGTCTTGGCCGTAGCCGAGCGTCCCGTCACCGCCGAGACGGTGACCGACGACGACGTGACCGGCCTCGTCTTCGTCGGCCTGCTGGCGATCGCCGACGGGGTACGCGAGTCCGCCGCGCCCGCCGTCCGCCGGATCCGGCAGGCCGGCGTACACACCATCATGATCACCGGGGACCACCCGGCGACGGCCGAGGCGATCGCCGCCACCATCAGCCCCGACCACGGCGAACAGCGGGTGGCCACCGCCACCGACCTGGACCGGCTCGACGACGACGCGCTCGCCGAACGACTGACCCGCACCGACGTGGTGGCCCGCTGCACCCCCGCCCACAAGGTACGCATCATCCAGGCGTTGCAGCGCAACGGCCGGACCGTGGCGATGACCGGCGACGGGGCCAACGACGCCCCGGCGATCCGGCTCGCCGACGTCGGCATCGCCCTCGGCCAGCGGGGCACCCCCGCCGCCCGCGCCGCCGCCGACCTGGTGGTCACCGACGACCGGCTGGAGACCATCATCGCCACCCTCGTCGAGGGACGGGCCATGTGGTCATCCGTCCGGCACGCGCTGAGCATCCTCGTCGGCGGCAACCTCGGCGAGATCGCGTTCAGCGTGCTGAGTGCGGCCAGCACCGGCCGGTCCGCGCTCAACGGTCGGCAGTTGCTCCTGGTCAACCTGCTCACCGACCTGGCGCCGGCGCTGGCCATCGCGGTCCGGCCACCCGCCGACGGCCACGCCGACCACCTGCTGCGGGAGGGCCCGGACAGCTCCCTCGGCGAGACACTGACCCGGGAGATCGCGCTGCGGGCGGCGTCCACCACGCTGGGCGCGACGATGGGCTGGACGCTCGCCCGGTACACGGGGCGACGACGGCGGGCCGGCACGGTCGCGCTCGCCTCGCTCGTCGGCACCCAGCTCGGGCAGACGGTGCTGGCCGGCGGCACCAGCCCCACGGTGCTCGTGTCGACCGCCGCCTCCGTCGGGGCGCTGGTGCTCGTGGTGCAGACGCCGGGGGTCAGCCAGTTCTTCGGCTGCACCCCGCTCGGGCCGGTCGGCTGGAGCATCGCGGCGGGCTCGGCGCTCGGCGCGACCCTGGCCAACGGCACCCTCACCCGCCTCCTGAGTAAGGAAGGGCCCCTTGTTAACGCCTCCGGTCGAGAAGGGTCCCCTTCTCACACCTGA
- a CDS encoding HAD-IA family hydrolase: protein MLRTPRALLLDFGGVLADAPSPPPDPPELVQRLFRLVDGAVPAERIARDLTAGAHAYGRWRDEESAGEHPVELGHRQVWARFVTGGWPAPARAAVDREATPLAYAWTWHPEWDVRPGIPAALAAATRAGLPLAIVSNTTCGAAPRDFLAAAGLGPLFTAQLYSDEAGVRKPNPELARLAARALGVPVADCWFVGDSRHRDVACARRAGAGAAVLMRSPRTDREEPLPELAPDAVVEDGHGLLALLRDAGVTDPAA, encoded by the coding sequence ATGCTCCGGACACCGCGTGCGCTCCTGCTCGACTTCGGTGGGGTCCTCGCGGACGCGCCGTCACCGCCACCGGACCCGCCCGAGCTGGTCCAGCGGCTGTTCCGGCTCGTCGACGGCGCGGTCCCCGCCGAGCGGATCGCCCGCGACCTGACCGCCGGCGCCCACGCGTACGGGCGGTGGCGCGACGAGGAGAGCGCCGGGGAGCACCCCGTCGAGCTGGGCCACCGGCAGGTGTGGGCCAGGTTCGTCACCGGCGGCTGGCCGGCACCGGCCCGGGCCGCCGTCGACCGGGAGGCGACCCCGCTGGCGTACGCCTGGACGTGGCACCCCGAGTGGGACGTGCGCCCCGGCATCCCCGCGGCCCTCGCCGCCGCCACGCGCGCCGGCCTCCCGCTCGCGATCGTCAGCAACACCACCTGCGGTGCCGCCCCCCGCGACTTCCTGGCCGCCGCCGGCCTCGGCCCGCTGTTCACCGCGCAGCTCTACAGCGACGAGGCGGGCGTGCGTAAGCCGAACCCGGAGCTGGCCCGGCTCGCCGCCCGGGCGCTCGGCGTGCCGGTCGCCGACTGCTGGTTCGTCGGCGACAGCCGGCACCGCGACGTCGCCTGCGCCCGCCGCGCCGGAGCCGGGGCGGCGGTGCTGATGCGCTCGCCGCGCACCGACCGCGAGGAGCCCCTGCCCGAGCTCGCCCCGGACGCCGTGGTCGAGGACGGCCACGGCCTGCTGGCCCTGCTCCGCGACGCCGGAGTCACCGACCCGGCCGCCTGA
- a CDS encoding CBS domain-containing protein: MTGYRVSDVMTRQVVYLPAETTLDEAARVMKEADIGDVVVTDGASLAGMLTDRDIVVRAVAERSDPATTTIGSVITREVVMIEQHATAGEAAALMRERGIRRILVCDGERKLVGIVSLGDLAMQLDPNSALSEISEQAPTV, translated from the coding sequence ATGACCGGTTACCGGGTCAGCGACGTGATGACCAGGCAGGTGGTCTACCTGCCCGCGGAGACCACCCTGGACGAGGCGGCCAGGGTGATGAAGGAGGCGGACATCGGCGACGTGGTGGTCACCGACGGCGCGAGCCTCGCCGGCATGCTGACCGACCGCGACATCGTGGTCCGGGCGGTGGCCGAGCGCAGCGACCCGGCCACCACCACGATCGGTTCGGTCATCACCCGGGAGGTGGTGATGATCGAGCAGCACGCGACCGCCGGGGAGGCCGCGGCGCTGATGCGGGAACGCGGCATCCGACGCATTCTGGTGTGCGACGGCGAACGCAAGCTCGTCGGCATCGTCTCCCTCGGCGACCTCGCCATGCAGCTCGACCCCAACTCGGCGCTGAGCGAGATCAGCGAGCAGGCCCCGACCGTGTGA
- a CDS encoding DsbA family oxidoreductase, translating into MEIEIYADVVCPWCWIGKRRLEQALESYDGEVTVRYRPFQLDPSPVPEPKPLVEALAAKFGGRERAEGMFAQVTRVAAGVGLDMRFDRAVHANTFEAHRLIRFAAERGRSAELVEALYRAHFADGVDIGSRDALVRLATAVGLDETEAREHLDSNLGRPEVAADLAAARELGVSSVPTFVLAGKYAVTGAQEPETLLAALREVEQREA; encoded by the coding sequence ATGGAGATCGAGATCTACGCCGACGTCGTCTGCCCCTGGTGCTGGATCGGCAAGCGCCGGCTGGAACAGGCGCTGGAGTCGTACGACGGTGAGGTGACCGTCCGGTACCGGCCGTTCCAGCTCGACCCGTCGCCGGTTCCCGAGCCGAAGCCGCTGGTGGAGGCGCTGGCCGCGAAGTTCGGTGGCCGGGAGCGGGCCGAGGGCATGTTCGCCCAGGTGACCCGGGTCGCCGCCGGTGTGGGGCTCGACATGCGCTTCGACCGGGCGGTGCACGCCAACACCTTCGAGGCGCACCGGCTGATCCGGTTCGCCGCCGAGCGGGGCCGCTCCGCCGAGCTGGTCGAGGCGCTCTACCGGGCGCACTTCGCCGACGGTGTCGACATCGGCTCGCGGGACGCCCTGGTGAGGCTGGCCACCGCGGTGGGCCTGGACGAGACCGAGGCCCGGGAACATCTGGATTCGAACCTCGGCCGCCCCGAGGTGGCCGCCGACCTGGCCGCCGCGCGCGAGCTCGGCGTCTCCAGCGTGCCGACCTTCGTGCTGGCCGGGAAGTACGCCGTCACCGGCGCGCAGGAGCCGGAGACCCTGCTCGCCGCCCTGCGCGAGGTCGAGCAGCGCGAAGCCTGA